A DNA window from Rubripirellula tenax contains the following coding sequences:
- a CDS encoding PQQ-binding-like beta-propeller repeat protein → MFKKEISTWAFLLFASLLGSATTVALSGCTPPPIPEANTSTALDDDPVDSNVTATNSNVTTAGGPSAAVDLPMALVPPKTMSTKAAVALVSTTSADTTETSAPEDVQSAGGDWPQWGGTRMRNNAPGVTGLPEEWNIGKFDRRSGEWDNSKAANIRWYANLGSQTYGNPVVSGGHVYVGTNNGAGHIKRYPSEVDLGCLLAFDEKNGEFLWQHSSEKLITGRVHDWPLQGICCAPLVEGNRLWFVTSRGEVRCLDTEGFYDGEDDGPVKDEAANVAEIMNAGPAAAAHAATLASLAEGKLSDAAKAKLAEAGEPLEGDAKVETVTADKVWKATGNFGGVDRTITMKQIGPKIMFIKSLGVDDKRDADVVWVFDMMGPTMGVSQHNMCACSVTSYGDLLFVNTSNGLDESHINLPAPDAPSFICMDKNTGEVIWTDSSPGRNILHGQWSSPAVAELGGVAQALFAGGDGILYSFAADRGKDGKPELLWKFDCNPKTTVWKLGGEGTRNNLIATPVAYDGRVYIAVGQDPEHGEGEGHLWCIDPTKRGDVSPTLAMKLEDGKRVPIEHRRVQAVEPEDGEVEVDNPNSAVVWHYSMFDSNGDDEIDFEEEMHRSIGTCAIKDDVLYVADFSGLVHCLDAKGTKDGKPIVHFTYDMLAQSWGSALITDGRVFIGDEDGDVAIFEFGPEHNEPMDEINMGSSVYSTPVAANKTIFVSTKDKLFAIGETD, encoded by the coding sequence ATGTTCAAAAAAGAAATCTCGACTTGGGCGTTCTTGCTTTTCGCCTCACTCTTGGGCAGTGCGACAACGGTCGCTCTTAGCGGATGCACGCCACCGCCGATCCCAGAGGCCAATACCTCAACGGCGCTAGACGATGATCCCGTGGACAGCAACGTGACGGCAACGAACAGCAACGTCACGACCGCAGGCGGCCCTTCCGCCGCCGTCGATTTGCCGATGGCGTTGGTACCGCCGAAAACGATGTCCACCAAGGCGGCCGTCGCGTTGGTATCGACGACGTCTGCTGACACCACCGAAACTTCCGCACCGGAAGACGTCCAAAGCGCGGGTGGTGATTGGCCCCAGTGGGGCGGAACGCGGATGCGCAACAACGCGCCCGGCGTGACGGGACTGCCCGAAGAATGGAATATCGGCAAGTTCGATCGCCGATCGGGCGAGTGGGATAATTCCAAAGCCGCAAACATTCGTTGGTACGCCAACCTGGGCAGCCAGACGTACGGAAACCCCGTCGTCTCGGGCGGTCACGTTTACGTCGGCACCAATAACGGCGCCGGTCACATCAAACGCTATCCCTCGGAAGTCGACCTCGGTTGCCTGTTGGCGTTTGACGAGAAGAACGGCGAATTTTTGTGGCAACACAGCAGCGAAAAACTGATCACCGGCCGCGTCCATGACTGGCCCCTGCAAGGCATCTGCTGTGCGCCGCTTGTCGAAGGCAATCGGCTTTGGTTCGTCACCAGCCGTGGCGAAGTGCGATGCTTGGACACCGAAGGTTTCTATGATGGCGAAGACGACGGACCGGTCAAAGACGAAGCCGCCAACGTCGCCGAAATCATGAACGCCGGACCGGCCGCCGCTGCCCACGCCGCAACACTGGCATCCCTAGCCGAAGGCAAATTGTCCGACGCCGCGAAAGCCAAACTGGCCGAAGCCGGCGAACCGCTGGAAGGTGACGCCAAAGTCGAAACCGTCACGGCGGACAAAGTATGGAAAGCGACCGGCAACTTCGGCGGCGTCGATCGCACGATCACGATGAAGCAAATCGGTCCGAAGATCATGTTCATCAAATCGCTTGGCGTGGACGACAAACGCGACGCCGATGTGGTTTGGGTGTTCGACATGATGGGGCCGACCATGGGCGTCAGCCAGCACAATATGTGTGCGTGCAGCGTGACCAGCTATGGCGATCTGTTGTTCGTCAACACATCGAACGGTTTGGACGAATCGCACATCAACTTGCCGGCGCCCGATGCGCCTAGTTTCATTTGCATGGACAAGAACACCGGCGAAGTGATCTGGACCGACTCGTCACCGGGTCGCAACATTCTGCACGGTCAATGGTCCAGCCCCGCCGTCGCCGAACTCGGCGGAGTCGCACAGGCTTTATTCGCGGGTGGCGACGGAATCCTTTACAGTTTCGCAGCTGACCGCGGCAAAGACGGCAAGCCCGAATTGTTGTGGAAGTTCGACTGCAACCCGAAGACGACCGTTTGGAAATTGGGCGGTGAAGGTACACGCAACAACTTGATTGCAACGCCGGTCGCTTATGACGGACGCGTGTACATCGCCGTCGGCCAAGACCCCGAACACGGCGAAGGCGAAGGCCACTTGTGGTGCATCGATCCGACCAAGCGAGGCGACGTGTCGCCGACGCTGGCGATGAAACTGGAAGACGGCAAACGCGTGCCGATTGAGCATCGCCGCGTGCAAGCCGTTGAACCGGAGGATGGCGAAGTCGAAGTCGATAACCCGAACTCGGCTGTTGTTTGGCACTACTCGATGTTCGATTCCAATGGAGACGACGAAATCGACTTTGAAGAGGAAATGCACCGTTCGATCGGCACCTGCGCGATCAAGGACGATGTCCTTTACGTTGCCGACTTCTCGGGGTTGGTTCATTGCTTGGACGCCAAGGGAACCAAGGACGGTAAGCCGATCGTTCACTTCACCTATGACATGCTCGCCCAAAGCTGGGGAAGCGCCCTGATCACCGACGGACGCGTCTTCATCGGTGACGAAGACGGCGACGTGGCGATCTTTGAATTCGGTCCCGAACACAATGAGCCCATGGACGAGATCAACATGGGAAGTAGCGTCTACAGTACGCCGGTGGCTGCCAACAAGACGATCTTTGTCAGCACCAAAGACAAGCTGTTCGCCATCGGTGAAACGGATTGA
- a CDS encoding TrkA C-terminal domain-containing protein gives MVGLFPIVSLLAALALSMIVTRVAAMALMFTGMSREAAKFQARSAFTGAGYTTHESEMIVKHPVRRQIVATLMLLGNLGVATVGATVMVSVMSTSTSTAQARWWLLLVFVGGVSSLWYVFTSRWIERHMNRVIAWCLKRFTDIDVRDYVALLELSRGYAITEMLVEKGDWLADKNLASLRLSDEGILVLSIRRSGGIFHGTPRGEDVVRVNDTLILYGDLEDVEKLDRRRAGYQGDKEHIQSVEEQDEFEEQERIRLQEMESKLEAKKEIEAELAAHAVQTTDGKN, from the coding sequence TTGGTCGGCCTCTTTCCCATTGTTTCTTTGTTGGCCGCATTGGCGCTGTCAATGATCGTCACTCGCGTTGCAGCGATGGCGCTAATGTTTACCGGGATGTCACGAGAAGCGGCAAAGTTTCAGGCTCGATCGGCGTTTACCGGTGCGGGTTACACGACTCACGAATCCGAGATGATTGTCAAGCATCCGGTTCGTCGACAGATCGTTGCGACGCTCATGTTATTGGGGAACTTGGGGGTGGCCACGGTCGGTGCGACCGTGATGGTTTCCGTCATGAGCACGAGCACTTCGACCGCACAAGCCCGTTGGTGGTTGCTGTTGGTTTTCGTCGGCGGCGTCAGCTCTCTGTGGTATGTCTTTACCAGTCGCTGGATCGAACGCCATATGAATCGCGTGATCGCGTGGTGCTTGAAGCGATTCACCGATATCGACGTCCGTGACTACGTCGCCCTGCTGGAACTGTCGCGAGGCTATGCAATCACCGAAATGCTAGTCGAAAAAGGTGATTGGCTTGCCGACAAGAACCTGGCTTCACTGCGACTTTCCGACGAAGGCATCCTCGTGCTAAGCATTCGTCGTTCCGGAGGCATCTTCCACGGAACTCCGCGTGGCGAAGACGTGGTCCGCGTCAACGATACGCTGATCCTCTATGGCGATCTGGAAGATGTTGAAAAACTCGATCGTCGTCGTGCGGGTTACCAGGGCGACAAGGAACACATTCAGTCAGTTGAAGAGCAGGATGAGTTTGAAGAACAGGAACGAATTCGGCTTCAGGAAATGGAATCAAAGCTAGAAGCGAAAAAGGAAATCGAAGCCGAACTTGCTGCCCACGCCGTTCAAACGACGGATGGAAAAAACTAG
- a CDS encoding outer membrane protein assembly factor BamB family protein has product MNLSPRKIAAIVMFAVCALILSLDPGIASAADWPYWRGPSFDGVAEAEGLPDNWDPDGGEGSNVLWQRDDIGGPCTPVAMNGRLYTIQRADPGTPREAERVVCLDAKTGETLWENRYNVWMSDVPAERIGWSSVVADPTSGNVYALGSCDVFQCIDGETGETIWSIPLHEQFGMLSTYGGRTNFPVVHEDLVIISGVIINWGEKAKPNHRLMAMDKTTGEVRWFSGTRDLPYDTTYSAPSIVTIDGQRQLIIGGGDGAIWGFQPRTGKPLWHYDLSMRGIFATPLVVGNKVFASHSEENVAPSNNVMGGVVGLSITGTGDDTKVEEMWKQLEVVSGYSEPVMIGNRLYLVDDRCKMWIFDAETGEALVEQKSFVGSRQRAALLYADGKIYVLTENGRWATVKPTEDGFEVLNKGRVRGVGFAASPIVADGRLYFPSSTTLYCVGTESGKQTPVTMAEAMGTETPISENPDVTQLQIVPTESVLKPGESIQLTVNRFNKLGQPITDDSGDITFTVEGPGSISSSIDGSTYTAPADVAHTGAVITAKSGTATGEARVRIVPPLPWKFTFDGLQDPPLSWVGARYRHVIKDIDGSPALVKITTIPKGARSRAWMGPSDLKEYTIEADAMGKRMSEQLADIGLTNHGYVLDLMGESQQLQIRSWSAQLRMAETVDFPWKESTWYRMKFRCDIESEPPAAVAVLRGKVWPRDEPEPEDWTITARDESPNLAASPGLYGNAKVAELYLDNIEVKANE; this is encoded by the coding sequence ATGAACTTGAGTCCCAGGAAGATTGCCGCGATCGTAATGTTCGCCGTCTGCGCCTTGATCTTGTCGCTGGATCCCGGCATCGCGTCGGCTGCCGATTGGCCGTACTGGCGAGGGCCTTCGTTCGATGGGGTCGCCGAAGCCGAAGGATTGCCAGACAACTGGGATCCCGATGGCGGCGAAGGCAGCAATGTGCTGTGGCAACGAGACGATATCGGCGGACCCTGCACACCGGTCGCCATGAACGGGCGGCTCTATACGATCCAGCGCGCCGACCCCGGCACCCCTCGTGAAGCCGAACGAGTCGTTTGCTTGGACGCCAAAACCGGCGAAACGCTATGGGAGAATCGCTACAACGTTTGGATGTCCGACGTACCGGCCGAACGGATCGGTTGGTCCAGCGTCGTGGCCGATCCGACGTCGGGCAATGTGTACGCGCTCGGTTCCTGTGACGTTTTTCAGTGCATCGACGGCGAAACCGGCGAGACCATTTGGAGCATCCCGCTGCACGAACAGTTCGGGATGTTATCAACCTATGGCGGACGCACCAATTTCCCCGTCGTCCACGAAGACTTGGTGATCATCAGCGGCGTGATCATCAACTGGGGTGAAAAGGCGAAACCGAATCACCGCTTGATGGCCATGGACAAGACAACCGGCGAAGTGCGTTGGTTCTCGGGCACCCGCGACTTGCCCTACGACACGACCTATTCGGCGCCCAGCATCGTGACGATCGACGGCCAACGTCAACTGATCATCGGCGGTGGCGACGGTGCGATCTGGGGATTCCAACCTCGCACGGGCAAACCGCTGTGGCATTACGACTTGTCGATGCGAGGCATCTTCGCGACGCCGCTTGTCGTCGGCAACAAAGTGTTTGCCAGCCACAGCGAAGAGAACGTCGCGCCCAGCAACAACGTGATGGGTGGCGTCGTCGGGCTCAGCATTACCGGGACCGGCGATGACACCAAAGTCGAAGAGATGTGGAAACAACTGGAAGTCGTTTCGGGTTACAGCGAACCGGTCATGATCGGCAACCGACTGTACTTGGTCGACGACCGCTGCAAGATGTGGATTTTCGACGCCGAAACGGGTGAAGCTCTGGTGGAACAAAAGTCGTTCGTCGGAAGTCGCCAACGGGCGGCGTTGCTCTACGCCGACGGCAAGATCTATGTGTTGACCGAGAACGGTCGTTGGGCGACGGTCAAACCGACCGAGGACGGATTCGAAGTCTTGAACAAGGGCCGTGTCCGAGGCGTCGGCTTCGCCGCCTCGCCGATCGTCGCGGATGGCCGACTGTATTTCCCTAGTTCCACGACGCTGTACTGTGTCGGTACCGAATCGGGAAAGCAAACGCCCGTCACGATGGCCGAAGCGATGGGAACCGAAACTCCGATCTCGGAAAATCCTGATGTCACTCAATTACAAATTGTTCCGACCGAATCGGTTTTGAAACCCGGCGAATCGATCCAGCTGACGGTCAACCGGTTCAACAAACTGGGTCAACCGATCACCGACGATTCGGGTGACATCACGTTCACCGTTGAAGGCCCGGGCTCGATCAGCAGCTCGATCGACGGATCGACCTATACCGCGCCCGCCGACGTGGCGCACACCGGCGCCGTGATCACGGCCAAGTCGGGTACGGCCACGGGTGAAGCGCGCGTTCGCATCGTCCCACCGCTGCCTTGGAAATTCACCTTCGATGGACTCCAAGATCCGCCGCTTTCTTGGGTCGGTGCCCGTTATCGACACGTCATCAAGGACATCGACGGATCGCCGGCACTGGTGAAGATCACGACCATTCCTAAAGGCGCTCGCAGCCGTGCCTGGATGGGGCCGAGCGACTTGAAGGAATACACCATCGAAGCCGACGCGATGGGCAAACGCATGAGCGAGCAATTGGCCGACATCGGATTGACCAACCACGGTTACGTCTTGGATCTGATGGGCGAAAGCCAACAATTGCAAATTCGATCGTGGTCGGCCCAGCTTCGGATGGCGGAAACGGTCGACTTCCCTTGGAAGGAAAGCACTTGGTATCGGATGAAATTCCGATGCGACATCGAAAGCGAACCGCCGGCCGCCGTGGCCGTGCTTCGCGGCAAGGTGTGGCCTCGCGATGAACCGGAACCCGAGGATTGGACCATCACCGCTCGCGACGAATCGCCCAACTTGGCGGCCAGTCCCGGACTTTATGGCAATGCGAAAGTTGCTGAGCTGTATCTGGATAACATCGAAGTCAAGGCGAACGAATAG
- a CDS encoding cupin domain-containing protein — MSSHPDVVDLNQLPPTPCPCGIARRAFNDRTEFPGTVHLTEINRDAQKHYHRDHTEVYVILECQADAAIELDGVAIPVKPHTAILIRPGVRHRAIGEMKTMIICTPDFDPADEHFD, encoded by the coding sequence GTGAGCTCCCATCCCGATGTCGTCGACCTGAATCAACTGCCGCCGACCCCGTGCCCCTGTGGCATCGCCCGGCGGGCATTTAACGATCGCACAGAATTTCCGGGCACCGTCCACCTGACCGAAATCAACCGTGACGCCCAAAAGCACTATCACCGGGACCACACCGAGGTCTACGTCATTCTGGAATGCCAAGCGGATGCCGCGATCGAACTCGACGGAGTCGCGATCCCCGTGAAACCGCACACCGCAATCCTGATTCGCCCTGGTGTTCGCCACCGGGCAATCGGCGAAATGAAAACCATGATCATTTGCACACCTGATTTTGATCCCGCCGACGAGCACTTTGATTGA
- a CDS encoding error-prone DNA polymerase → MQYAELHCKSNFSFLEGASHPDELVERAAELGYHAIALTDRESLAGVVRGLAPAKEQGLKYIVGAELHPIDSPSMVVWPTDRTSYGQLCRLISRGRLRAEKGTCELQFSDIAEFSDGLIAGVIPTIEEVTGASSPQTPKLAKFLRSTFRDTFGSRGYLLCELHLGVDDQQSVDRLRRLSIGCDVPLVASGDVHYHSPPRMLMHDLVTAIRRGITIESITIDRFANSQRCLRSLDDIANLYREIPDAVARTIEIADQCAFRLDELRYEYPAELAPSGMSQLEHLRRLTWEGALQRWPDGVPDKVIEQIRHEMRLIGDLRYEAYFLTVWDMVRFARSRGILCQGRGSAANSAVCYCLGVTSVDPSQTDLLFERFVSRERDEAPDIDVDFEHQRREEVIQYLYDKYGRDRAGMTAVVTTYRTRSAVREVGKALGVSADAIDAISKLSGSGEEFDERCRSGGLDTASDIGKRFVYLVKTLVGFPRHLSQHVGGMVMTAGNLCELCPVENASMPGRTVIQWNKDDLDELGILKVDVLALGMLSAIRRCFEMVEMHHGRELSLANIPPDDKPTYDMICRADTTGVFQIESRAQMSMLPRLRPRCYYDLVVEVAIVRPGPIQGNMVHPFLKARENPSAVVYPNDAIRGVLEKTLGVPIFQEQAMRLAVVAAGFTPGEADQLRRAMAAWRRPGVIDKFRIKLLDGMNANGLTGEFAEHVFNQIRGFGEYGFPESHAASFALLVYASCYLKCHYPAAFCAAILNSQPMGFYAPAQLISDAIKHGVEVRPVDINHSDWDTTLEVAKETMAIRLGLRTISGFAKTPGLALVEHRRIGGAYTSMNDLVRRAGTGKGVLKTLADADALGSLATDRRAAVWQSLGQEKKPGGTPLLDAIDDQDDAPEGLIPMTAQEEVFADYQTTGLSLKAHPISFVRDDLRDLGCVCADELADLRDGRHVRVAGLVLLRQQPSTAKGIVFVTIEDETGSMNLVLFQAVWQRFFRIAKTCNGWIVDGKLENRSGVIHVVVSRVSDLSTDVDFGGGNERLTPHSRDFR, encoded by the coding sequence ATGCAGTACGCCGAACTGCACTGCAAAAGCAATTTTTCGTTTCTGGAGGGTGCTTCGCATCCCGACGAACTGGTCGAACGGGCGGCCGAACTGGGCTACCACGCGATCGCGCTTACGGATCGCGAGTCGCTTGCCGGCGTGGTTCGCGGATTGGCGCCTGCAAAAGAACAGGGGCTGAAGTACATCGTCGGCGCTGAGCTTCACCCCATCGACAGTCCTTCGATGGTGGTGTGGCCGACCGACCGCACGTCCTATGGGCAACTGTGTCGCTTGATTTCGCGTGGACGCTTGCGTGCCGAGAAAGGCACCTGCGAATTGCAGTTTTCGGACATCGCCGAATTCAGTGACGGTTTGATCGCCGGGGTGATTCCAACGATCGAGGAAGTGACCGGGGCGTCATCACCGCAGACGCCCAAGCTGGCAAAGTTTTTGCGATCGACGTTTCGCGACACGTTTGGCAGTCGCGGGTATTTGCTTTGCGAATTGCACCTGGGCGTCGACGACCAGCAATCCGTCGACCGACTGCGTCGTTTGTCGATCGGTTGCGATGTTCCGTTGGTTGCCAGCGGCGATGTCCATTATCACTCGCCGCCGCGAATGTTGATGCATGATTTGGTGACCGCGATTCGTCGTGGCATCACGATCGAATCGATCACGATCGATCGATTCGCCAACAGTCAACGTTGCCTGCGATCGCTGGATGACATTGCCAATCTGTATCGCGAGATTCCCGACGCGGTTGCTCGGACGATTGAGATCGCGGATCAGTGCGCGTTTCGTCTTGATGAATTGCGGTACGAGTATCCGGCGGAATTGGCGCCCTCGGGAATGAGTCAACTGGAACACTTGCGGCGTTTGACTTGGGAAGGCGCGTTGCAGCGATGGCCCGATGGAGTGCCCGACAAGGTGATCGAACAGATCCGTCACGAGATGCGTTTGATCGGCGACCTGCGGTACGAAGCCTATTTCTTAACGGTTTGGGATATGGTTCGCTTTGCCCGATCGCGAGGCATTTTGTGTCAGGGTCGCGGATCGGCGGCTAATTCCGCGGTCTGCTATTGCTTGGGTGTGACCAGCGTTGACCCCAGCCAAACGGATCTGTTGTTCGAGCGGTTCGTCAGCCGCGAACGCGACGAAGCGCCCGACATCGACGTCGACTTCGAACATCAACGACGCGAGGAAGTGATTCAGTATCTATACGACAAATACGGTCGCGACCGTGCCGGGATGACGGCCGTGGTCACCACCTATCGAACGCGCAGCGCGGTTCGCGAAGTCGGCAAAGCGTTGGGCGTTTCGGCGGATGCGATCGATGCGATTTCGAAACTGAGTGGCAGCGGCGAAGAATTTGACGAGCGTTGCCGATCAGGCGGACTGGACACCGCCAGCGACATCGGCAAGCGGTTTGTGTATTTGGTCAAAACGTTGGTCGGTTTTCCTCGCCACCTGTCCCAGCACGTCGGCGGCATGGTCATGACGGCTGGCAATTTGTGTGAATTGTGTCCGGTCGAAAACGCGTCGATGCCGGGACGGACGGTGATCCAGTGGAACAAGGACGACTTGGACGAGCTTGGAATTTTGAAAGTCGATGTGCTGGCACTAGGCATGCTATCGGCCATTCGGCGGTGCTTTGAGATGGTCGAAATGCATCACGGGCGCGAGTTGTCGCTCGCCAACATTCCGCCCGATGACAAGCCGACCTACGACATGATTTGCCGAGCCGACACAACGGGGGTGTTCCAGATTGAAAGTCGGGCTCAGATGAGCATGTTGCCGCGACTTCGGCCTCGCTGCTACTACGATCTCGTCGTCGAAGTCGCCATCGTGCGGCCCGGCCCGATCCAGGGCAACATGGTGCATCCGTTTTTGAAGGCTCGCGAAAACCCGTCGGCCGTCGTGTACCCCAACGACGCGATTCGCGGCGTGTTGGAAAAGACGCTCGGTGTGCCCATTTTTCAGGAACAGGCGATGCGGTTGGCGGTTGTCGCGGCCGGATTCACACCGGGGGAAGCCGACCAACTTCGTCGCGCAATGGCGGCGTGGCGGCGTCCCGGAGTGATCGACAAGTTTCGCATCAAGTTGCTTGATGGCATGAACGCCAATGGGTTGACCGGCGAGTTTGCCGAGCATGTGTTCAACCAAATTCGCGGCTTTGGCGAGTACGGATTTCCGGAGTCGCATGCGGCCAGTTTTGCGTTACTGGTTTACGCATCGTGTTATTTGAAGTGCCACTATCCGGCCGCGTTCTGTGCCGCGATTTTGAACAGCCAACCGATGGGTTTTTATGCGCCAGCACAATTGATATCCGATGCGATCAAGCACGGTGTCGAAGTGCGGCCCGTCGACATCAACCACAGCGATTGGGACACGACGCTGGAAGTCGCCAAAGAAACGATGGCGATCCGCTTGGGGCTTCGTACGATCAGCGGATTTGCTAAAACGCCAGGCCTCGCACTGGTGGAACACCGCCGAATCGGCGGCGCATACACTTCGATGAACGACTTGGTCCGACGCGCCGGCACCGGCAAAGGCGTGTTGAAGACGCTGGCGGATGCGGACGCGTTGGGGTCGTTGGCGACGGACCGTCGTGCCGCGGTTTGGCAATCGCTCGGCCAAGAGAAAAAACCGGGTGGGACACCTTTGCTGGATGCTATCGACGATCAGGACGATGCACCGGAGGGGTTGATCCCAATGACGGCCCAGGAAGAAGTGTTCGCCGACTATCAAACGACGGGCCTAAGTTTGAAGGCACATCCGATTTCGTTTGTGCGAGACGACTTGCGAGACCTTGGGTGTGTTTGCGCCGATGAGCTTGCTGATTTGCGAGACGGGCGACACGTTCGCGTCGCGGGCTTGGTATTGCTAAGGCAACAGCCGTCGACGGCCAAGGGTATCGTGTTTGTCACGATCGAGGACGAAACTGGATCGATGAACCTGGTGTTGTTCCAAGCCGTTTGGCAACGATTCTTTCGGATCGCAAAGACTTGCAACGGTTGGATCGTCGACGGGAAACTGGAAAACCGCAGCGGCGTGATTCACGTTGTTGTCAGCCGCGTCAGCGACCTGAGCACCGACGTTGATTTCGGTGGCGGCAACGAACGTTTGACGCCACACTCTCGCGACTTTCGATAG
- the lpxB gene encoding lipid-A-disaccharide synthase, which produces MSQTIFFSVGEPSGDQHAGRLIRAIGNHYPGVRTRGFGGAEMKKAGCRIDLDLTQHAVVGLLEVLPKLRQFFAFADQAEDVFRAGDVDAVVLVDFPGFNWHIAKRAKKYGIPVYYYCPPQLWAWGGWRTRKMRKSVDHVLAVLPVEENYFSAAGIPSTYVGHPFFDAVQNATLDAPTVDQLRAKSRRGEILVAVLPGSRNHEVHRNWPMMLESIRRLAVKHPDAKFLVAAYRDSQCLWCRDQMTPADADLPIEFFVDRTSEVIEVARCAMMVSGSVSLELMARRTPATVVYRVGRFLYTVGRLLVKTRSLTLPNLMGDRAVFPEMVSVGSEEPAIEFLTASVDAMIGDEFYFQSLLRQLDDLRAVHARAGASERAAQWIGGSLGLESQADAPAQTIPNAVFPDPTKYAATEIRRAA; this is translated from the coding sequence ATGTCCCAAACCATCTTCTTTTCCGTCGGCGAACCCAGCGGGGACCAGCACGCTGGTCGGCTGATCCGTGCGATCGGAAATCACTATCCCGGCGTCCGGACACGAGGCTTCGGCGGCGCCGAAATGAAAAAGGCCGGTTGCCGAATCGACCTCGATCTGACACAGCACGCCGTCGTGGGATTGCTAGAAGTCCTGCCCAAGCTGCGCCAATTCTTTGCGTTCGCTGACCAAGCCGAGGACGTGTTTCGCGCCGGCGACGTCGATGCGGTCGTCTTGGTGGACTTCCCCGGATTCAATTGGCACATCGCCAAACGCGCCAAAAAATACGGCATCCCAGTTTACTATTATTGTCCGCCCCAATTGTGGGCGTGGGGCGGTTGGCGGACTCGCAAAATGCGGAAGTCGGTGGATCACGTCCTGGCCGTTTTGCCGGTCGAAGAAAACTACTTTTCCGCCGCCGGAATTCCTTCGACCTACGTCGGCCATCCGTTCTTTGATGCTGTTCAGAACGCGACTCTGGACGCTCCCACCGTCGACCAGCTTCGCGCGAAGTCGCGTCGTGGTGAAATCTTAGTCGCGGTGCTGCCCGGATCTCGCAACCACGAAGTGCATCGCAATTGGCCGATGATGTTGGAATCGATCCGCCGGTTGGCGGTGAAGCATCCCGACGCCAAATTCTTAGTCGCCGCCTATCGCGACAGCCAGTGTTTGTGGTGTCGCGATCAAATGACACCGGCGGACGCAGATTTGCCGATCGAGTTCTTTGTCGATCGGACCAGCGAAGTCATCGAAGTCGCCCGCTGTGCGATGATGGTCAGCGGCAGCGTCTCGTTGGAATTGATGGCTCGCCGAACCCCCGCCACTGTGGTCTATCGCGTCGGGCGTTTCCTGTACACCGTCGGCCGGCTGTTGGTCAAAACTCGCAGCCTGACGCTGCCGAATCTGATGGGGGATCGTGCGGTGTTCCCAGAAATGGTTTCGGTGGGATCGGAAGAGCCTGCGATCGAATTCTTGACCGCGTCGGTCGATGCCATGATCGGGGACGAGTTCTATTTCCAGTCGCTGCTTCGCCAATTGGATGACTTGCGAGCCGTTCACGCTCGAGCTGGCGCGTCGGAGAGAGCGGCCCAGTGGATCGGCGGTTCGTTGGGCTTGGAATCCCAGGCCGACGCCCCTGCTCAAACGATTCCGAACGCCGTTTTTCCCGACCCAACGAAATACGCAGCGACCGAAATTCGCCGAGCCGCCTAA